A part of Pungitius pungitius chromosome 15, fPunPun2.1, whole genome shotgun sequence genomic DNA contains:
- the abhd4 gene encoding (Lyso)-N-acylphosphatidylethanolamine lipase, whose protein sequence is MDPSTATTEQMQNECEPESSSIWSWWPSWRPTSMSLLKTTESKILACIQNELWARFVTLPNQDRIWTLTLTKKAQPAPKTPLVMVHGFGGGVGLWIRNMDTLSRSRPVYAFDLLGFGRSSRPPFPSDAAKAEEQFVDSIEQWRQSVGLENMILLGHSLGGYLAASYAIQHPSRVSHLVLVDPWGFPEQPQAQTLETQDQGTEVFKRPPLPRWVKAIAAVVSLFNPLAVIRAAGPWGPGLVNRFRPDFKRKFEDLFEDDTMTQYIYHCNAQTPSGEVGFRAMAESLGWAKRPMLQRVHQLPPSMPLTMLYGARSWVDSSSGQSVVQIRSQSLTKVILIDDASHHVYADQPEEFNKVVENICNSVN, encoded by the exons ATGGACCCCTCTACAGCAACCACGGAGCAGATGCAGAACGAGTGTGAACCAGA gTCAAGTTCAATCTGGAGCTGGTGGCCTTCCTGGCGTCCGACCTCGATGTCTCTTTTAAAGACAACAGAGTCAAAGATTCTTGCTT GTATTCAGAATGAGCTATGGGCGAGGTTTGTCACCCTTCCAAACCAGGATCGAATATGGACTCTGACTCTTACCAAGAAGGCACAACCAG CCCCAAAGACCCCACTGGTGATGGTCCACGGCTTTGGAGGAGGGGTAGGCCTGTGGATCCGGAACATGGACACGCTGAGTCGGTCGCGGCCGGTCTACGCCTTTGACCTCCTGGGTTTCGGCAGGAGCTCAAGGCCTCCCTTCCCCTCAGACGCCGCCAAGGCAGAGGAGCAGTTTGTCGACTCCATTGAGCAGTGGAGACAGTCCGTAGGCCTGGAGAACATGATTCTGCTGGGACACAGTCTTGGCGGGTACCTGGCTGCCTCCTATGCCATCCAACACCCTTCTAG AGTGTCACACCTTGTCCTGGTGGATCCATGGGGTTTTCCTGAGCAACCCCAGGCACAGACCCTAGAGACCCAAGATCAGGGGACGGAGGTGTTTAAGCGGCCGCCTCTGCCACGCTGGGTGAAGGCGATTGCCGCGGTGGTTTCCCTCTTCAACCCGCTGGCCGTCATCAGGGCCGCGGGGCCGTGGG GTCCGGGCTTGGTGAACAGATTCCGGCCCGATTTCAAAAGGAAGTTTGAAGATCTGTTTGAGGATGACACCATGACGCAGTACATCTACCACTGTAATGCACAAACCCCGAG cGGCGAGGTGGGTTTCCGGGCCATGGCGGAGTCTCTGGGCTGGGCCAAGAGGCCTATGCTGCAGCGGGTTCACCAGCTGCCCCCCTCCATGCCCCTCACCATGCTGTACGGAGCTCGATCCTGGGTGGACAGCTCGTCTGGGCAGAGCGTGGTCCAGATTAGGAGCCAGTCCCTCACCAAAGTCATC CTGATAGACGACGCATCCCACCACGTGTATGCTGATCAGCCAGAGGAGTTCAACAAAGTGGTGGAAAATATATGCAACTCTGTTAactga
- the dad1 gene encoding dolichyl-diphosphooligosaccharide--protein glycosyltransferase subunit DAD1 — protein sequence MSNSVISVISRFLEEYTTTTPNKLKVVDAYLLYILLTGALQFLYCLLVGTFPFNSFLSGFISCVGAFILGVCLRIQINPQNKGDFLSISPERAFADFLFAHTVLHLVVMNFIG from the exons ATGTCGAACTCCGTCATATCGGTCATTTCTCGGTTTCTAGAGGAGTACACCACCACGACGCCCAACAAGCTGAAGGTGGTGGATGCGTATCTGTTGTACATCTTGTTGACAGGAGCGCTGCAGTTCCTCTACTGTCTGCTCGTCGGCACCTTCCCCTTCAATAGCTTCCTGTCGGGCTTCATCTCATGTGTGGGCGCTTTCATTCTCGGAG TATGTCTTCGTATCCAGATCAACCCACAGAACAAAGGAGACTTCTTGTCCATCTCCCCGGAGAGAGCCTTTGCTGATTTCCTATTCGCTCACACCGTCCTCCATCTGGTTGTGATGAACTTCATTGGTTGA
- the pigr gene encoding polymeric immunoglobulin receptor produces MRKLFTLALTLFPWISGFLCQPAFTGGELSVMEGQSLTVPCHYESQYAGHVKYWCRGKVRGFCTSLARTDPAIAAAGKVSISDDRVQLVFTVTMSDLKEGDSGWYLCGVEIGGAWTADVVTQTYINVIHGMSVVNSRLSGEEGSSVTVECHYSEKYRDSEKKWCRIGDWSSCLLTGSEGSYDDTSVAIRDDRTRTFTVTLKKLQMKDTGWYWCCAGQHQMHVHVIVTPRLWTTAVTATSPPTQSQALAHLPPSEPITKDSWRSHRHIMESFLVCASFLFLVGLAILVRKLWKRHRQDPLLRQVQMIKARHNEYSGDVGDPQSAAVVFLNRDCEDAHMH; encoded by the exons ATGCGGAAACTCTTTACACTCGCCTTAACCCTGTTTCCATGGATCTCAG ggttcctctgccagccGGCGTTCACTGGGGGAGAGCTATCCGTCATGGAGGGTCAATCCCTCACGGTGCCGTGTCATTACGAGTCTCAGTACGCCGGCCACGTGAAGTACTGGTGCCGGGGGAAGGTGAGAGGGTTCTGCACCAGTTTGGCTCGAACAGATCCGGCCATTGCAGCCGCGGGGAAAGTGAGCATCTCTGACGACCGTGTCCAGCTGGTGTTCACGGTAACCATGAGCGATCTGAAGGAGGGCGACTCCGGCTGGTACCTGTGTGGCGTGGAGATTGGCGGCGCATGGACCGCCGACGTTGTCACTCAAACGTACATCAATGTCATTCATG GTATGTCAGTGGTGAACAGCCGATTGAGTGGAGAAGAAGGCAGTAGTGTCACAGTTGAATGCCACTACAGCGAGAAATACAG AGACAGCGAGAAGAAGTGGTGCCGAATTGGAGACTGGAGCTCGTGTCTGCTGACCGGGTCGGAGGGGAGCTACGACGATACCTCAGTGGCCATCAGAGATGACAGAACTAGGACTTTCACTGTAACCTTGAAGAAGCTGCAGATGAAAGACACCGGCTGGTACTGGTGCTGTGCAGGACAGCATCAGATGCACGTGCATGTGATCGTCACACCGAGACTCTGGACTA CTGCAGTGACTGCGACATCCCCACCTACACAGAGTCAGGCCCTCGCACACCTGCCTCCATCCGAGCCCATCACAAAGGACTCCTGGAGAAGTCACAG gCACATCATGGAGTCCTTTCTGGTGTGTGCCTCATTTCTGTTTCTCGTTGGCTTGGCCATATTGGTTAGAAAGTTGTGGAAACGGCACA GGCAGGATCCTTTGCTGAgacaagtacaaatgataaaagCTAGGCACAAT GAGTACTCTGGGGATGTGGGTGACCCGCAAAGCGCTGCTGTCGTTTTTCTTAACAGGGATTGCGAGGACGCACATATGCACTGA
- the LOC119209690 gene encoding leucine-rich repeat-containing protein 24 isoform X1, with amino-acid sequence MLRLRGLYTAAQRGASNALRPQSFQVGFIFSVCCVIFLSFFCCLSSPRSKVGRLLPRSSPRTRGNGILTQQVYCLRTSMALLRLSRLVLVVVALLPRPSAGCPAGCRCYSLTVECGSVGVKEIPRDIPSVTETFFLQDNGVVQIRHQDLTRLGNLHYLYLQNNSISALEPGAFLSQGQLLELALNGNLIHLVNADMFRGLEHLRILYLAGNQITRVQDHTFRGLQRLQELHLQENSIELLTEHALSGLSSLALLDLSRNHLRTLGASSLTPLVSLQVLRVTENPWRCDCALGWLRTWISEDGQRLLSSAEQRRLMCSEPPRLSHLSLVEVAPNSLVCIPPVVQLEPSHLTVRLGESLRVSCQASGYPQPQVTWKKASHGKAQLSPRGLVQELGPNGELFRPVAGGVVTVLPSSGGIKVGGVEGTQGLVRGAEEGGERDSFDPDMGSGMLFLSNVTVAHAGRYECEAWNPGGVARVTFHLAVNMSSSSYSSQFWPRLNMHAFAPSSSNSFHQPEVLDVSQELIYEQDSMDFYALGPATQTAIAVGISLLALTAVLLLIMIYTRHQQYRKEEGGSYCTSKEESILYVNDYSDGPTTFAQLEEYRDDHGHEMYVLNRTNPVLASASSRCPMMSEFIQQKGMTEALLDHEMVQTLTRSGGLGLRRNPADGGEGPLTTDPEELFLSQSLLFGSQVAYEIHC; translated from the exons GTATTTTGACACAGCAGGTCTACTGTTTAAGAACCTCCATGGCCCTCTTGCGGCTCTCGAGGCTCGTCCTCGTGGTCGTCGCCCTCCTCCCTCGGCCGTCCGCAGGATGTCCCGCCGGCTGCCGCTGCTACAGCCTCACGGTGGAGTGCGGGTCTGTTGGGGTCAAAGAAATCCCGCGGGACATCCCCTCCGTCACAGAG ACCTTCTTCCTCCAGGACAATGGCGTGGTGCAGATCCGTCATCAGGACCTGACTCGCCTTGGCAACCTCCATTACCTCTACCTTCAGAATAACAGCATCTCGGCTCTGGAGCCCGGGGCGTTTCTCAGCCAGgggcagctgctggagctggcccTCAATGGCAACCTCATCCACCTGGTCAATGCGGACATGTTTCGGGGTCTGGAGCACCTCAGGATCCTTTACCTGGCAGGGAACCAGATCACTCGAGTGCAAGACCACACTTTTAGGGGACTGCAG CGTCTGCAGGAACTCCACCTGCAGGAGAACAGCATAGAGCTGCTGACAGAGCATGCTCTGTCAGGTTTGTCCTCTCTGGCCCTATTGGACCTCAGCAGGAATCACCTCCGCACTCTGGGAGCCTCTTCCCTCACACCGCTCGTGAGCTTGCAGGTGCTCCGTGTCACAG AGAACCCGTGGCGCTGTGATTGTGCCCTAGGTTGGCTAAGGACTTGGATCAGCGAGGACGGACAGCGTCTGTTGAGCTCGGCCGAACAGCGTCGGCTGATGTGCTCCGAGCCACCACGCCTCTCCCACCTCAGCCTGGTGGAGGTGGCTCCCAACAGCCTTGTCTGCATCCCCCCCGTGGTGCAACTGGAGCCCAGCCACCTGACCGTGCGACTAGGGGAAAGCCTCCGTGTCTCCTGCCAGGCGTCGGGGTACCCTCAGCCTCAGGTGACTTGGAAGAAAGCCTCTCATGGCAAGGCCCAGTTGTCGCCTCGAGGCCTGGTTCAAGAGTTGGGACCAAATGGCGAACTCTTCAGGCCCGTTGCCGGAGGTGTGGTGACGGTCCTGCCCAGCAGCGGAGGGATCAAGGTTGGTGGCGTTGAAGGAACACAGGGGCTCGTGCGTGGGGCCGAGGAGGGCGGTGAGAGGGACAGTTTTGATCCGGATATGGGCAGCGGCATGCTGTTCCTTAGCAACGTGACTGTAGCGCACGCTGGTCGCTACGAGTGCGAAGCCTGGAACCCCGGCGGCGTGGCCAGAGTTACCTTTCACCTGGCCGTAAACATGTCTTCTTCTTCATACTCATCTCAGTTCTGGCCCCGTCTGAACATGCACGCCTTTGCTCCCTCTTCGTCCAACTCCTTCCATCAGCCAGAGGTTCTGGATGTAAGTCAGGAGCTGATCTATGAACAGGACAGCATGGACTTCTATGCTCTCGGGCCCGCCACGCAGACGGCCATTGCTGTTGGCATCTCCCTGCTGGCTCTCACTGCCGTCCTCCTCTTGATCATGATCTACACTCGTCACCAGCAATACCGCAAGGAGGAAGGCGGCTCTTACTGCACCAGCAAAGAAGAGAGCATCCTCTATGTGAACGACTACTCGGACGGACCCACCACCTTTGCGCAGCTAGAGGAGTACCGCGACGACCACGGCCACGAAATGTACGTGCTCAACAGGACCAATCCCGTCCTGGCCTCCGCTTCGTCAAGGTGTCCCATGATGAGCGAGTTTATCCAGCAGAAGGGTATGACGGAGGCACTCCTGGACCACGAAATGGTGCAGACACTTACCAGATCAGGGGGCCTGGGGCTTCGCAGAAACCCGGCAGATGGAGGCGAGGGACCCCTAACAACCGATCCAGAGGAGCTCTTTCTCAGTCAGAGTCTACTTTTTGGATCGCAGGTTGCCTACGAGATCCACTGTTAA
- the LOC119209690 gene encoding leucine-rich repeat-containing protein 24 isoform X2, which translates to MDFYALGSCLSCLPLSPSLFPGILTQQVYCLRTSMALLRLSRLVLVVVALLPRPSAGCPAGCRCYSLTVECGSVGVKEIPRDIPSVTETFFLQDNGVVQIRHQDLTRLGNLHYLYLQNNSISALEPGAFLSQGQLLELALNGNLIHLVNADMFRGLEHLRILYLAGNQITRVQDHTFRGLQRLQELHLQENSIELLTEHALSGLSSLALLDLSRNHLRTLGASSLTPLVSLQVLRVTENPWRCDCALGWLRTWISEDGQRLLSSAEQRRLMCSEPPRLSHLSLVEVAPNSLVCIPPVVQLEPSHLTVRLGESLRVSCQASGYPQPQVTWKKASHGKAQLSPRGLVQELGPNGELFRPVAGGVVTVLPSSGGIKVGGVEGTQGLVRGAEEGGERDSFDPDMGSGMLFLSNVTVAHAGRYECEAWNPGGVARVTFHLAVNMSSSSYSSQFWPRLNMHAFAPSSSNSFHQPEVLDVSQELIYEQDSMDFYALGPATQTAIAVGISLLALTAVLLLIMIYTRHQQYRKEEGGSYCTSKEESILYVNDYSDGPTTFAQLEEYRDDHGHEMYVLNRTNPVLASASSRCPMMSEFIQQKGMTEALLDHEMVQTLTRSGGLGLRRNPADGGEGPLTTDPEELFLSQSLLFGSQVAYEIHC; encoded by the exons ATGGACTTCTATGCTCTTGGATCATGTCTGTCATGCCTCCCTCTCTCGCCTTCTCTCTTTCCAGGTATTTTGACACAGCAGGTCTACTGTTTAAGAACCTCCATGGCCCTCTTGCGGCTCTCGAGGCTCGTCCTCGTGGTCGTCGCCCTCCTCCCTCGGCCGTCCGCAGGATGTCCCGCCGGCTGCCGCTGCTACAGCCTCACGGTGGAGTGCGGGTCTGTTGGGGTCAAAGAAATCCCGCGGGACATCCCCTCCGTCACAGAG ACCTTCTTCCTCCAGGACAATGGCGTGGTGCAGATCCGTCATCAGGACCTGACTCGCCTTGGCAACCTCCATTACCTCTACCTTCAGAATAACAGCATCTCGGCTCTGGAGCCCGGGGCGTTTCTCAGCCAGgggcagctgctggagctggcccTCAATGGCAACCTCATCCACCTGGTCAATGCGGACATGTTTCGGGGTCTGGAGCACCTCAGGATCCTTTACCTGGCAGGGAACCAGATCACTCGAGTGCAAGACCACACTTTTAGGGGACTGCAG CGTCTGCAGGAACTCCACCTGCAGGAGAACAGCATAGAGCTGCTGACAGAGCATGCTCTGTCAGGTTTGTCCTCTCTGGCCCTATTGGACCTCAGCAGGAATCACCTCCGCACTCTGGGAGCCTCTTCCCTCACACCGCTCGTGAGCTTGCAGGTGCTCCGTGTCACAG AGAACCCGTGGCGCTGTGATTGTGCCCTAGGTTGGCTAAGGACTTGGATCAGCGAGGACGGACAGCGTCTGTTGAGCTCGGCCGAACAGCGTCGGCTGATGTGCTCCGAGCCACCACGCCTCTCCCACCTCAGCCTGGTGGAGGTGGCTCCCAACAGCCTTGTCTGCATCCCCCCCGTGGTGCAACTGGAGCCCAGCCACCTGACCGTGCGACTAGGGGAAAGCCTCCGTGTCTCCTGCCAGGCGTCGGGGTACCCTCAGCCTCAGGTGACTTGGAAGAAAGCCTCTCATGGCAAGGCCCAGTTGTCGCCTCGAGGCCTGGTTCAAGAGTTGGGACCAAATGGCGAACTCTTCAGGCCCGTTGCCGGAGGTGTGGTGACGGTCCTGCCCAGCAGCGGAGGGATCAAGGTTGGTGGCGTTGAAGGAACACAGGGGCTCGTGCGTGGGGCCGAGGAGGGCGGTGAGAGGGACAGTTTTGATCCGGATATGGGCAGCGGCATGCTGTTCCTTAGCAACGTGACTGTAGCGCACGCTGGTCGCTACGAGTGCGAAGCCTGGAACCCCGGCGGCGTGGCCAGAGTTACCTTTCACCTGGCCGTAAACATGTCTTCTTCTTCATACTCATCTCAGTTCTGGCCCCGTCTGAACATGCACGCCTTTGCTCCCTCTTCGTCCAACTCCTTCCATCAGCCAGAGGTTCTGGATGTAAGTCAGGAGCTGATCTATGAACAGGACAGCATGGACTTCTATGCTCTCGGGCCCGCCACGCAGACGGCCATTGCTGTTGGCATCTCCCTGCTGGCTCTCACTGCCGTCCTCCTCTTGATCATGATCTACACTCGTCACCAGCAATACCGCAAGGAGGAAGGCGGCTCTTACTGCACCAGCAAAGAAGAGAGCATCCTCTATGTGAACGACTACTCGGACGGACCCACCACCTTTGCGCAGCTAGAGGAGTACCGCGACGACCACGGCCACGAAATGTACGTGCTCAACAGGACCAATCCCGTCCTGGCCTCCGCTTCGTCAAGGTGTCCCATGATGAGCGAGTTTATCCAGCAGAAGGGTATGACGGAGGCACTCCTGGACCACGAAATGGTGCAGACACTTACCAGATCAGGGGGCCTGGGGCTTCGCAGAAACCCGGCAGATGGAGGCGAGGGACCCCTAACAACCGATCCAGAGGAGCTCTTTCTCAGTCAGAGTCTACTTTTTGGATCGCAGGTTGCCTACGAGATCCACTGTTAA